A portion of the Bdellovibrio bacteriovorus genome contains these proteins:
- the hmgA gene encoding homogentisate 1,2-dioxygenase — MNTSYLSGFGNHFSTEARPGALPEDQNSPQVAPLGLYAEQLSGSAFTAPRHTNLYSWLYRIRPSVMHKAFKPLKALTEKTFMKPEHINPNQMRWNAPKALTGNFIEGLRTVCGTGLGHEQRGLQVHLYSFNQGMKNQFMMNADGDFLFVIQSGNVQIKTELGTIQAEPGEIVLVPRGMKFQVNPLDPGTACTGYVGENFGAPFRLPELGPIGANGLAHRRHFLTPVAAFEDLEGKFELIGKFNGALWMAEMGHSPLDVVAWHGNYVPFKYDLRKFNTINTVSFDHPDPSIFTVLTSPTDTPGVANVDFAIFPPRWMVAEHTFRPPYFHRNCMSEYMGLIYGVYDAKTAGGFVPGGGSLHNFYSAHGPDADSFEKASFTDLKPHKIEDTMAFMFESRTAYMLTDYAMEKGFLQEDYQDCWQGFKKHFKG, encoded by the coding sequence ATGAACACATCATACCTATCTGGATTCGGAAATCATTTCTCTACAGAGGCGCGCCCGGGTGCGCTTCCTGAAGATCAAAACTCACCCCAAGTTGCTCCTTTAGGACTGTACGCGGAACAGCTGAGCGGTTCGGCTTTTACGGCGCCTCGACATACCAACTTGTATTCATGGCTTTACCGTATTCGTCCTTCGGTCATGCATAAAGCATTTAAGCCGTTAAAAGCTTTAACGGAAAAAACCTTCATGAAGCCCGAGCACATCAATCCCAATCAAATGCGGTGGAACGCGCCAAAAGCTTTAACTGGCAACTTCATAGAGGGCCTTCGCACCGTTTGCGGGACCGGTTTAGGCCATGAACAGCGGGGGTTACAAGTTCACCTGTATTCCTTCAATCAAGGAATGAAAAACCAATTCATGATGAATGCTGACGGAGATTTTCTTTTCGTTATTCAAAGTGGAAATGTGCAAATCAAAACCGAGCTTGGCACTATTCAAGCCGAGCCAGGCGAGATCGTTTTAGTTCCGCGCGGAATGAAATTTCAAGTCAATCCACTTGATCCAGGAACGGCATGCACGGGCTATGTCGGTGAAAACTTCGGCGCCCCTTTCCGTTTACCAGAACTCGGGCCTATTGGTGCTAATGGCTTAGCTCACCGTCGTCACTTCTTAACGCCGGTCGCGGCTTTTGAAGACCTCGAAGGTAAATTTGAATTGATCGGCAAATTCAATGGCGCTTTGTGGATGGCAGAAATGGGCCATTCGCCGTTAGATGTGGTCGCGTGGCACGGGAACTACGTTCCATTTAAATATGATCTTAGAAAATTTAATACCATCAACACCGTCAGTTTTGATCATCCAGATCCTTCGATCTTTACCGTCTTAACTTCTCCAACGGACACCCCGGGGGTTGCGAACGTTGACTTCGCGATCTTCCCGCCACGTTGGATGGTGGCTGAACACACCTTCCGCCCCCCGTACTTTCATCGCAATTGCATGAGTGAGTACATGGGATTGATCTATGGAGTGTATGACGCCAAAACTGCAGGCGGCTTTGTGCCTGGTGGTGGCAGCTTGCATAACTTTTATTCTGCCCATGGACCCGATGCAGATTCATTCGAAAAGGCGAGCTTCACCGACTTAAAGCCACATAAAATCGAAGACACTATGGCCTTTATGTTCGAATCAAGAACCGCCTATATGTTAACCGACTACGCGATGGAAAAAGGCTTTCTGCAAGAAGACTATCAAGACTGCTGGCAGGGATTTAAAAAACATTTCAAAGGTTAG